From Neobacillus sp. PS2-9, the proteins below share one genomic window:
- a CDS encoding DUF1002 domain-containing protein: MKKFFTLLLVTLIFFQPIRTFADLAEGDMIVTLGENLTKDQKDKLLKEMDAPLDVQIVTVSNQEEHQYLGKYVAKSLIGTKAISSSAITIAPKGSGITVKTNNINWVTDEMYVNALITAGVKDANIYITAPISVSGTAALTGIIKAYEISADKAIPEEVKQAANQEMVETAKLGDSIGEKNAAALIAKVKEEIAKNKPQNDEELRKIIEQAAKDLNVSLTDEEMQRLIDLFNKLKNLDIDWNQVSDQLNKAKDRISKFLESEEGQGFLEKVKQFFIWLIDAIKSIFS, translated from the coding sequence ATGAAAAAATTTTTCACCCTTTTATTAGTAACTTTAATTTTCTTTCAACCGATCAGAACCTTTGCAGATCTAGCTGAAGGGGATATGATTGTCACTTTAGGTGAAAATCTTACCAAAGATCAAAAGGATAAACTTCTAAAAGAAATGGATGCCCCTCTGGATGTACAAATAGTGACTGTGTCCAATCAGGAGGAACACCAATATTTAGGGAAATATGTAGCAAAGTCTCTTATCGGAACAAAGGCTATCTCTTCTTCTGCCATCACCATTGCTCCTAAGGGATCTGGCATCACAGTTAAAACCAATAATATCAATTGGGTTACAGATGAAATGTATGTGAATGCATTAATTACTGCCGGTGTAAAGGATGCAAACATCTATATCACAGCTCCTATTTCTGTTTCTGGAACAGCTGCCTTAACTGGAATCATAAAAGCATATGAAATCTCTGCGGATAAAGCTATACCAGAAGAGGTCAAGCAAGCAGCTAATCAGGAAATGGTTGAAACTGCCAAACTCGGCGATTCGATCGGAGAGAAAAATGCTGCGGCATTAATCGCGAAAGTAAAAGAAGAAATAGCCAAGAATAAGCCGCAAAATGATGAAGAATTACGAAAAATCATTGAACAGGCTGCAAAAGATTTAAATGTTAGTCTTACTGATGAGGAAATGCAACGTCTAATTGATTTGTTTAATAAGTTGAAGAATTTAGATATCGACTGGAACCAAGTGAGTGACCAACTGAATAAGGCAAAGGATAGGATTTCTAAATTTCTTGAATCGGAAGAAGGTCAAGGTTTCTTAGAAAAGGTCAAGCAGTTCTTCATTTGGTTGATCGACGCTATCAAGTCAATCTTCTCTTAA
- the spoIIAA gene encoding anti-sigma F factor antagonist yields MSLNINMETKHDVLCIRLSGELDHHTADDLREQATVVIEKNEIRHIVLNLEHLSFMDSSGLGVILGRYKQIKQVHGEMVVCAISPAIQRLFDMSGLFKIIKMEPTEEFALQRLGVA; encoded by the coding sequence GTGAGTCTTAACATTAATATGGAAACAAAACATGACGTATTATGCATTCGCTTAAGTGGTGAGCTCGATCACCATACAGCAGATGACTTACGCGAACAAGCGACAGTGGTTATTGAAAAGAATGAAATTCGTCATATTGTCTTAAATTTAGAACACCTCTCTTTTATGGATAGCTCTGGATTAGGGGTTATTCTAGGAAGATACAAACAAATTAAACAGGTGCACGGTGAAATGGTCGTTTGTGCAATTTCCCCTGCAATACAAAGATTATTCGATATGTCTGGTTTATTTAAAATTATCAAAATGGAACCGACTGAGGAATTTGCATTGCAAAGATTGGGGGTGGCCTGA
- a CDS encoding DUF309 domain-containing protein: MYPRAYIQFLVHFHGDRDYFECHEVLEEYWKKTDSRNKDSIWVGLILLAVSTYHHRRKNFKGAIRTLQKALTILKKQEDSVKKLGLDYVQLLQIVQERLNLITSEQLYRSFNIPISDPHLLDLCFATCDQLKFQWGKDSDLTNINLVQRHKLRDRTNVIQERKQSLKMRKEADL; the protein is encoded by the coding sequence TTGTATCCTAGAGCGTATATTCAATTTTTAGTCCATTTTCATGGGGATCGTGATTATTTCGAGTGTCACGAAGTCCTTGAAGAGTATTGGAAAAAGACAGACTCTAGAAACAAAGATTCCATTTGGGTAGGTCTGATTTTATTGGCGGTTTCCACTTATCATCACCGGAGAAAAAACTTTAAAGGGGCAATAAGAACATTACAAAAGGCCTTAACCATTCTAAAGAAACAAGAAGATAGTGTAAAGAAACTTGGATTGGACTATGTGCAACTGCTTCAAATTGTACAAGAACGTTTAAACCTCATTACGTCTGAACAATTATATAGAAGTTTTAATATACCAATTAGTGATCCTCATTTATTGGACCTATGTTTTGCAACTTGTGATCAATTAAAATTCCAATGGGGTAAAGATAGTGATCTGACCAATATTAACCTCGTTCAACGCCATAAATTACGGGATCGAACAAATGTGATTCAAGAAAGAAAGCAATCTTTAAAAATGAGAAAAGAGGCTGACTTATAA
- a CDS encoding D-alanyl-D-alanine carboxypeptidase family protein — MKRFVSLLVTSLLLTSLWGPSAFAAEEKKSADIVSNVKSAILIERDTGAVLYEKNSKDELPPASMTKVMTMLLIMEAIDKGKLTWNEKIRASEYAASMGGSQIFLEPGEEMTTKEMLRGIAIGSGNDASVAMAERIAGSEEAFVDMMNDKAKELGLKHTFFKNTTGLPVSGHYSTAADMAIMAKELLKYEDITKFTGMYEAYLRENTDKKFWLVNTNKLVRFYPGVDGLKTGFTAEAKYCLTATAQKDGMRVIAVVFGAPTSKERNAQVTKMLDYAFSQYKTHPMFKRNQIIGEAKISKGKDKTVEAVTSEPLSLLTKKGEKTENVKQTVVMAKNLKAPIAKGDQVGTIKLMKDGKVILESPIVAKKAVKEAGWWTLYKRSFGMFTKAGK; from the coding sequence ATGAAACGATTTGTCTCTTTGTTAGTGACATCTTTATTACTTACGAGTTTGTGGGGGCCATCTGCTTTTGCTGCTGAAGAAAAGAAAAGTGCTGATATTGTCAGTAATGTTAAATCTGCTATATTAATTGAACGAGATACAGGTGCGGTCCTATATGAGAAAAATAGTAAGGATGAACTGCCACCTGCAAGTATGACTAAAGTTATGACTATGCTCTTAATTATGGAGGCAATTGATAAGGGCAAACTGACATGGAATGAAAAAATTCGTGCAAGCGAATACGCCGCTTCAATGGGAGGTTCGCAGATTTTCCTAGAACCTGGCGAAGAAATGACCACTAAGGAAATGTTAAGAGGTATAGCAATCGGGTCAGGTAATGATGCATCGGTTGCTATGGCTGAGAGGATCGCAGGTTCTGAAGAAGCATTTGTCGATATGATGAATGATAAGGCAAAAGAACTTGGATTAAAGCATACTTTCTTTAAAAATACAACGGGGCTTCCTGTGAGTGGACATTACAGTACAGCTGCTGATATGGCAATCATGGCAAAGGAATTGCTGAAATATGAAGATATAACCAAGTTTACAGGAATGTATGAAGCATATTTACGTGAGAACACGGATAAGAAATTTTGGCTTGTGAATACAAATAAATTAGTTCGTTTTTACCCAGGTGTAGATGGCTTAAAGACAGGATTTACGGCTGAAGCAAAGTATTGTTTAACCGCAACCGCACAAAAGGATGGTATGCGTGTAATTGCTGTTGTTTTTGGTGCTCCTACATCAAAGGAAAGAAATGCACAGGTAACTAAAATGCTAGATTATGCCTTTAGTCAATATAAAACACATCCAATGTTTAAACGTAATCAAATTATTGGTGAAGCAAAAATAAGTAAAGGGAAAGACAAGACGGTTGAAGCAGTTACTAGTGAACCACTTTCCTTACTGACAAAAAAAGGTGAAAAGACTGAAAATGTCAAACAAACAGTTGTGATGGCAAAAAATCTTAAAGCTCCAATTGCCAAAGGGGATCAAGTAGGTACTATCAAATTGATGAAAGATGGAAAGGTTATTCTTGAAAGTCCTATAGTGGCAAAGAAGGCTGTTAAGGAAGCCGGATGGTGGACACTTTATAAACGTTCCTTTGGAATGTTCACTAAAGCGGGTAAATAG
- a CDS encoding stage V sporulation protein AE, with the protein MSKRRRVILVTDGDEYAKKAIEHVAREIGGRCISRSQGNPSKLSGPEIIRLIKEAAYDPVLVMFDDSGIVGEGAGEKALKYVATHKDIEVLGIIAVAAKSRHEEWARVDVSIDRDGVLTPYGVDKFGIPELEIGRINGDTVYCLDELDVPIIVGVGDVGKMARNDSYKQGSPITKKAVELILERSGFYGKK; encoded by the coding sequence ATGAGTAAGCGGAGACGAGTCATTCTAGTAACGGACGGTGATGAATATGCCAAAAAGGCCATCGAGCACGTCGCTCGAGAGATTGGCGGTCGGTGTATTTCCCGGTCTCAAGGAAATCCGTCTAAATTGTCAGGTCCTGAAATTATCCGCTTAATAAAAGAAGCAGCTTATGATCCAGTATTAGTCATGTTTGATGACAGTGGCATTGTAGGGGAGGGGGCGGGTGAGAAAGCATTAAAATATGTTGCTACCCATAAAGACATTGAAGTTCTAGGCATTATTGCGGTGGCCGCAAAATCGAGACACGAAGAATGGGCAAGGGTGGATGTAAGTATTGATCGTGATGGAGTGTTAACTCCCTATGGGGTAGATAAATTTGGTATACCCGAACTTGAAATCGGCAGAATAAATGGAGATACAGTTTACTGTCTTGATGAGTTAGATGTGCCTATTATCGTTGGAGTGGGTGATGTAGGGAAAATGGCAAGGAACGACTCTTATAAACAAGGTTCCCCAATAACAAAGAAAGCAGTTGAACTTATACTAGAAAGGAGCGGCTTCTATGGCAAGAAGTGA
- the sigF gene encoding RNA polymerase sporulation sigma factor SigF — MDVEVKNDKSQTYLKDHEVKELIKKSHDGDQEARDLIVEKNMRLVWSVVQRFLNRGYDPDDLFQIGCIGLLKSVDKFDLSYDVKFSTYAVPMIIGEIQRFIRDDGTVKVSRSLKEMGNKIRKAKDELSKILGRIPTVNEISAHLELSPEDVILAQEASRTPSSIHETVYENDGDPITLLDQIDDGNEGKWFDKIALKEAIRELDERERLIVYLRYYKDQTQSEVALRLGISQVQVSRLEKKILQQMKDRMDL; from the coding sequence ATGGATGTGGAGGTCAAGAACGATAAAAGTCAAACGTATTTAAAGGATCACGAAGTGAAAGAGCTCATTAAAAAGAGCCATGATGGGGACCAAGAGGCAAGGGATCTAATAGTTGAAAAAAACATGCGTCTTGTCTGGTCAGTAGTCCAGAGGTTTCTTAATAGGGGATACGACCCTGATGACCTGTTTCAGATTGGCTGTATCGGTTTATTAAAATCAGTCGATAAGTTTGACCTTTCCTACGATGTTAAGTTTTCCACATATGCTGTACCAATGATAATTGGTGAAATCCAACGATTTATTCGCGATGATGGAACAGTTAAGGTCAGCCGGTCGCTGAAGGAAATGGGAAATAAAATCCGTAAAGCCAAGGATGAATTATCTAAAATACTTGGAAGGATTCCAACGGTTAATGAAATTTCAGCCCATTTGGAGCTTTCGCCGGAGGATGTCATCCTTGCTCAAGAGGCAAGCAGGACTCCTTCATCCATTCATGAAACAGTGTATGAAAATGATGGTGACCCAATTACATTACTTGACCAAATTGATGATGGTAATGAAGGGAAATGGTTTGATAAAATAGCCTTAAAAGAAGCCATTCGCGAATTGGATGAGCGTGAAAGACTTATTGTATATTTAAGATACTATAAAGATCAAACGCAGTCGGAAGTGGCACTGAGACTTGGTATATCACAGGTTCAGGTATCAAGACTTGAGAAAAAGATATTACAACAAATGAAAGACCGTATGGATCTATGA
- a CDS encoding stage V sporulation protein AB, whose translation MTIKILAVCFLGIASGLAVGSGFVAFLTVLGVIPRLTQLTKTMKMIQQYEWAVVIGALTGVIASLRDPVLHIWPYTLILLGVYGGVFVGMLAAALTEVLNVFPILVKRIRMDGELVILIMAIVLGKIFGSLFQWLYFVHH comes from the coding sequence ATAACGATTAAAATTCTTGCAGTATGTTTTTTAGGAATAGCAAGTGGATTAGCAGTAGGATCAGGATTTGTTGCTTTCCTTACCGTATTAGGAGTCATTCCAAGGCTAACGCAGCTTACCAAAACGATGAAAATGATCCAACAATATGAATGGGCGGTAGTTATCGGTGCACTTACTGGAGTAATAGCCAGTCTCAGAGATCCAGTATTACATATTTGGCCTTATACACTAATCCTCTTAGGGGTATACGGTGGAGTGTTTGTTGGCATGTTAGCCGCTGCACTTACAGAAGTGTTAAATGTCTTTCCAATCCTTGTAAAAAGAATTCGAATGGATGGGGAATTAGTCATTTTAATTATGGCGATTGTACTGGGGAAAATTTTCGGGTCACTCTTTCAATGGCTTTATTTTGTACATCATTAA
- a CDS encoding segregation/condensation protein A: MPYQVKIDAFEGPLDLLLHLINRLEIDIYDIPVAQITEQYLIYIKTMTELKLDVASEFLVMAATLLAIKSKMLLPKHEEAYVDADSDMSFEEDPRDELVERLIEYRKYKEAAQDLKSMEEERGLMFTKPPSDLSDFAKEKHPERTELNVSLYDMLAAFQKLLRRKKLQRPMATKIARQEISIETRMIEIMDELKQLKGRKNFNDLFPFPAKEHIVVTFLAVLELIKRKEIDVEQQENFGEIFVEAVKEGA, from the coding sequence ATGCCATACCAGGTGAAAATTGATGCGTTTGAAGGGCCGTTGGATTTACTTCTCCATTTAATTAACCGGCTCGAGATTGATATATACGATATTCCGGTTGCTCAAATCACTGAGCAATATCTTATATATATTAAAACAATGACTGAACTTAAATTGGATGTAGCTAGTGAGTTTTTAGTTATGGCTGCTACCTTACTTGCCATTAAGAGTAAGATGCTTTTGCCTAAACATGAAGAGGCCTACGTAGACGCGGATTCAGACATGTCTTTCGAAGAGGATCCAAGGGACGAGTTAGTTGAAAGATTGATTGAATATCGGAAGTATAAAGAGGCAGCACAGGACCTTAAATCGATGGAAGAAGAACGAGGGCTTATGTTTACAAAGCCACCTAGTGACCTTTCTGACTTTGCAAAGGAAAAACACCCTGAAAGAACAGAATTAAATGTTTCTTTGTATGATATGTTAGCTGCATTTCAAAAATTATTACGTAGAAAAAAGTTACAGCGTCCAATGGCAACTAAAATTGCCAGACAAGAAATTTCAATTGAGACAAGAATGATAGAAATTATGGATGAATTAAAACAGCTAAAAGGAAGGAAAAACTTTAATGATTTGTTTCCCTTTCCGGCTAAAGAACATATTGTGGTGACCTTTTTAGCAGTTTTAGAGCTGATTAAAAGAAAAGAGATCGACGTGGAGCAGCAAGAAAATTTTGGTGAAATCTTTGTTGAAGCTGTTAAGGAAGGGGCATAG
- a CDS encoding stage V sporulation protein AA, whose protein sequence is MDKTIYIRMRNRVQAQPDGKILLKDVAQIIAPETLLPALKSMMIYQLTEMDRNIVVIDVMKVIDLITNKFGSLEVQTIGPAQTIIEVMVKKKGLNIPFFLLIWFLLFFGSAMAIMNFHDDVSMRSVQEKLYTIITGKKEAKPLLFQIPYSIGLGLGMILFFNHVFKKRINEEPSPLEVEMFNYQMDLDNYVIIHENKESMKHLHDND, encoded by the coding sequence TTGGATAAAACAATCTACATCCGCATGCGGAATCGTGTACAAGCCCAGCCTGATGGAAAAATATTATTAAAAGATGTAGCCCAAATAATCGCACCAGAAACCTTACTTCCGGCTCTAAAATCTATGATGATCTATCAACTTACAGAAATGGACCGTAATATTGTTGTGATTGATGTAATGAAAGTGATTGATTTAATTACAAATAAGTTTGGATCCCTGGAGGTCCAAACAATTGGGCCAGCTCAAACCATCATAGAAGTAATGGTAAAGAAAAAGGGATTAAACATTCCATTCTTTCTTTTAATCTGGTTTCTCTTATTTTTTGGTTCAGCAATGGCAATCATGAATTTTCATGATGATGTTAGTATGAGAAGTGTACAAGAAAAGCTATATACCATTATTACAGGCAAAAAGGAAGCAAAACCATTATTATTTCAAATACCTTATTCCATTGGTTTAGGTCTTGGAATGATTCTTTTTTTTAATCATGTATTTAAGAAACGAATAAATGAGGAGCCCAGTCCTCTTGAAGTAGAAATGTTTAATTATCAAATGGATTTAGATAACTACGTGATTATTCATGAAAATAAAGAAAGTATGAAGCATCTCCATGATAACGATTAA
- a CDS encoding spore germination protein, with protein MARSDEQKWPIPESVHETENYMKQRVGLGISFDLGVRKLNVLKTDVQIYFCNGLCDTRFVIELIEELVQLNDHEKLSTDIYKLIYNRLLNQSVQPIKTLNELVDFVLSGLIVVVIDGVDTALAVDVRSYPGRSPQEPDTEKVVRGSRDGFVENIILNTALTRRRIRDERLRFEMLKVGERSKTDVALGYLEDVADADLLNILRKEINAIQVDGIPLADKTLEEFIVKQGWNPFPMVRYTERADVASAHILEGHIVIYCDTSPSVIITPATYFHHVQHAEEFRESPAAGTFVRWTRFLGVLTSILLLPLWLLFVLEPSLLPEKISFIGPNEQTNIPVVIQLILADFGIEFLRMAAIHTPTPLSTAMGLIAAVLIGQIAIDVGLFVPEVILYVAVAGIGSFTTPSYELGVANKMLRITLTILVAIFHTPGFIIGASLMFIFLVKMRVLNTPYLWPFLPFEPKGFLQILVRRAIPGSLLRPSIVHPRNRFRQPPKANEK; from the coding sequence ATGGCAAGAAGTGATGAGCAAAAATGGCCAATCCCTGAATCGGTCCATGAGACTGAAAATTATATGAAACAACGGGTGGGGCTTGGAATAAGTTTTGATCTAGGAGTTAGAAAACTTAACGTCCTTAAAACAGATGTCCAAATTTATTTTTGTAATGGATTATGTGATACTCGTTTCGTTATTGAGTTAATTGAAGAACTAGTGCAACTCAATGACCATGAAAAACTCTCAACTGACATTTATAAACTCATTTATAATCGTCTCCTCAACCAATCCGTTCAACCGATTAAAACACTAAATGAATTGGTGGACTTTGTATTATCAGGGTTAATTGTTGTAGTAATTGATGGGGTAGATACAGCCCTTGCAGTGGATGTTAGAAGTTATCCAGGAAGGTCTCCTCAAGAGCCTGACACAGAAAAAGTAGTTCGTGGTTCTCGTGATGGATTTGTAGAAAATATTATATTAAATACGGCATTAACAAGAAGAAGAATTCGTGATGAAAGACTGCGCTTTGAAATGTTAAAGGTTGGAGAACGGTCGAAAACGGATGTGGCCTTAGGATACTTAGAGGATGTTGCCGATGCAGATCTACTAAATATTCTCAGAAAAGAAATCAATGCTATACAAGTAGATGGCATTCCTTTGGCAGATAAAACGCTGGAAGAATTTATCGTAAAACAAGGGTGGAATCCCTTCCCAATGGTTAGATATACGGAGAGAGCGGATGTAGCTTCTGCTCATATTTTAGAAGGGCATATTGTCATTTATTGTGATACTTCCCCAAGTGTCATCATTACACCAGCAACCTATTTTCATCATGTGCAACATGCAGAAGAATTTCGGGAATCACCAGCAGCAGGGACCTTTGTACGGTGGACTCGTTTTTTAGGTGTATTAACATCGATATTATTGCTTCCATTATGGCTTTTATTTGTCTTAGAGCCTTCTTTATTACCTGAAAAAATATCGTTTATTGGACCTAACGAACAAACCAATATTCCCGTTGTCATTCAACTAATATTAGCCGATTTTGGGATTGAGTTTTTACGAATGGCAGCCATACATACACCAACACCATTATCCACGGCAATGGGCTTAATTGCAGCAGTGTTAATTGGTCAAATTGCAATTGATGTTGGTTTGTTTGTTCCTGAAGTCATTCTTTATGTTGCTGTCGCAGGCATTGGTTCATTTACCACACCAAGTTATGAGTTAGGTGTAGCTAATAAGATGCTCCGAATAACATTGACCATTTTAGTTGCCATCTTCCATACACCAGGTTTTATTATTGGTGCAAGTTTAATGTTTATTTTTCTTGTTAAGATGCGTGTCCTTAACACACCTTACCTATGGCCTTTTCTTCCGTTTGAGCCTAAAGGATTTTTGCAGATTCTCGTTCGAAGAGCTATACCTGGGTCACTACTTAGACCAAGCATTGTTCATCCGCGAAACCGTTTCCGACAGCCACCTAAAGCAAACGAGAAATAA
- the spoIIAB gene encoding anti-sigma F factor, translating to MKNEMNLQFSALSQNESFARVTVAAFIAQLDPTMDELTEIKTVVSEAVTNAIIHGYENDPNGTVVIQVIIENSLIDMTIKDSGLGIVDVEEARQPLFTTKPDLERSGMGFTIMENFMDEVEVHSQPGRGTEVRLRKHLQSRKMLCN from the coding sequence GTGAAGAATGAGATGAATCTTCAATTCAGTGCTTTAAGTCAAAATGAATCGTTTGCCCGTGTAACTGTTGCCGCGTTTATTGCACAGCTAGATCCGACAATGGATGAATTAACTGAAATAAAAACAGTTGTTTCTGAAGCCGTGACAAATGCGATTATCCATGGATATGAAAATGATCCGAATGGAACCGTAGTGATTCAAGTAATTATCGAAAATAGCTTGATTGATATGACCATAAAAGATAGTGGATTAGGTATTGTTGATGTGGAAGAAGCTCGTCAGCCATTATTTACAACAAAGCCGGACTTAGAACGCTCCGGTATGGGTTTTACCATCATGGAGAATTTCATGGATGAGGTAGAGGTTCATTCACAGCCAGGTCGAGGAACCGAGGTTAGATTACGAAAGCATTTACAATCCCGCAAAATGCTTTGCAATTAA
- the scpB gene encoding SMC-Scp complex subunit ScpB, with protein MDLINWTSIVESLLFAAGDEGLSLKQLAEVLDVDELKASEVLEDLKKEYVQNNNRGVMIVQLAGTYQLATKKENANYLKKLVDSPHTSTLSQAALETLAIVAYKQPITRAEIEEIRGVKTERPLHTLMAKVLIKEVGRAEGAGRAYLYGTTKEFLDYFGLKSLKELPQLPEKVEDEYIQEEADLFFEKFQETINS; from the coding sequence GTGGATCTTATTAATTGGACAAGCATTGTTGAGAGCCTTTTGTTTGCAGCTGGAGATGAGGGGCTTTCGTTAAAGCAATTAGCTGAAGTACTAGATGTGGATGAACTGAAAGCAAGTGAGGTCCTTGAGGACTTAAAGAAAGAATACGTACAAAACAATAATAGGGGAGTTATGATTGTCCAGTTGGCTGGGACCTATCAACTAGCTACAAAAAAGGAAAACGCAAATTACTTAAAAAAATTGGTGGATTCTCCACATACCTCTACCTTATCACAGGCTGCGTTAGAAACATTGGCTATTGTTGCCTATAAACAACCAATTACTAGGGCAGAAATAGAAGAAATTCGAGGGGTGAAAACAGAAAGACCCCTGCATACATTAATGGCAAAGGTTTTAATTAAAGAGGTTGGTCGTGCAGAGGGAGCAGGAAGAGCTTATTTATATGGCACGACGAAGGAATTTCTTGATTATTTTGGCCTTAAAAGTCTTAAGGAACTTCCACAACTTCCTGAAAAAGTAGAGGATGAATACATCCAAGAGGAAGCCGATTTATTTTTTGAGAAATTTCAAGAAACGATTAACTCTTAA
- a CDS encoding YjcZ family sporulation protein: protein MSDGGFGTGFALIVVLFILLIIVGASWVY from the coding sequence ATGTCTGATGGCGGCTTTGGTACTGGTTTTGCATTAATCGTCGTGCTATTCATTTTGTTAATTATTGTTGGTGCTTCCTGGGTTTATTAA
- a CDS encoding GNAT family N-acetyltransferase → MLIRYKKTFEKIAMGLLSFMPNEKDLKKLQLTMKEYETEENWQLFLWKEEDIIGLLGVLYHDEENTLEIQHISVNPSHRYQGVGKRMVKALREMYSDKVIIPNENTAPFIEKCDVC, encoded by the coding sequence ATGTTAATTCGGTATAAGAAAACATTCGAAAAAATTGCCATGGGATTACTGTCTTTTATGCCAAATGAAAAGGACTTAAAAAAGCTACAGTTGACCATGAAGGAATATGAGACGGAAGAAAACTGGCAGCTTTTCTTATGGAAAGAAGAAGATATTATTGGACTGCTAGGAGTTCTTTATCATGATGAAGAAAATACTCTCGAAATCCAGCATATTTCTGTTAACCCTTCCCATCGCTACCAAGGTGTGGGAAAAAGAATGGTAAAAGCATTAAGAGAGATGTACTCAGATAAAGTAATTATACCAAATGAAAACACTGCACCATTTATCGAAAAATGTGATGTTTGCTGA
- the lysA gene encoding diaminopimelate decarboxylase encodes MYFYGSTGVNKSGNLEIGGVDAIELAQEYGTPLYVYDVALMRERARGFKRTFEEQNMKAQVAYASKAFSTVAMIQLAEEEGLSLDVVSGGELYTAIVAGFPVERIHFHGNNKSREELEMALDHQIGCIVVDNFHEIELLKSICQEKKTKVNILLRITPGIEAHTHDYILTGQEDSKFGFDLQNGQAKQALETALHFDYFDVLGLHCHIGSQIFETTGFLLAAKKIVEKMAEWENELSFKAKVLNLGGGFGIRYTKEDEPIPPAQYVSEIIKEVKKLTEHYSMQMPEIWIEPGRSLVGDAGITLYKVGSSKEVPGVRKYLAVDGGMSDNIRPALYSAKYEAVLANRPLAKTKETVSIAGKCCESGDMLIWDLPLPEAGEEDILAVFCTGAYGYSMSNNYNRIPRPAVVFVENGKATLVVKRETYEDLVRHDLPLK; translated from the coding sequence ATGTATTTTTATGGATCAACAGGAGTTAATAAAAGCGGAAATTTAGAAATAGGCGGAGTCGATGCCATTGAATTGGCTCAAGAATATGGTACTCCTTTATATGTATATGATGTTGCATTAATGCGTGAAAGAGCTCGAGGCTTTAAAAGAACTTTTGAAGAACAAAATATGAAAGCTCAAGTGGCATATGCAAGTAAAGCATTCTCGACAGTTGCTATGATACAGCTGGCAGAAGAGGAAGGTTTATCTCTTGATGTCGTTTCTGGTGGGGAGTTATATACCGCTATAGTTGCAGGATTTCCAGTCGAGAGAATTCATTTTCATGGGAATAATAAAAGCCGGGAAGAACTGGAGATGGCGTTGGATCACCAAATTGGCTGTATTGTTGTAGATAATTTCCATGAAATCGAACTTTTAAAATCCATTTGCCAGGAGAAAAAAACGAAAGTTAATATTTTATTAAGAATAACTCCTGGGATTGAAGCGCATACCCATGATTATATTTTGACCGGGCAGGAGGATTCAAAATTCGGATTTGATCTTCAAAATGGACAGGCGAAACAGGCATTAGAAACAGCTCTTCATTTTGATTATTTTGATGTTCTTGGGCTACACTGCCACATTGGTTCGCAAATCTTTGAAACTACAGGATTTTTACTTGCTGCAAAGAAAATTGTTGAAAAAATGGCAGAGTGGGAAAATGAACTTTCATTTAAAGCGAAAGTGTTAAACCTAGGAGGCGGTTTTGGGATCCGTTATACAAAAGAGGATGAGCCAATTCCACCTGCACAATATGTCAGTGAAATCATTAAAGAAGTAAAAAAATTGACAGAGCATTACTCTATGCAAATGCCTGAAATCTGGATTGAACCAGGGCGTTCACTTGTAGGAGATGCAGGAATCACCCTTTATAAAGTAGGCTCTTCAAAAGAAGTCCCAGGTGTGAGGAAATATTTAGCTGTTGATGGAGGCATGAGTGATAACATTCGACCTGCTCTTTACAGCGCTAAATACGAGGCCGTTCTTGCTAATAGACCCTTAGCAAAAACAAAGGAAACCGTCTCTATTGCAGGGAAATGCTGTGAGTCGGGTGATATGTTAATTTGGGACTTACCACTTCCTGAAGCAGGGGAAGAAGATATTCTAGCTGTATTTTGTACGGGTGCTTATGGTTATTCCATGTCAAATAATTATAACCGTATTCCACGGCCAGCTGTTGTTTTTGTTGAAAACGGCAAGGCCACTCTTGTTGTTAAAAGAGAGACGTACGAAGATCTAGTAAGACATGATTTGCCATTAAAATAA